One window of Oligoflexia bacterium genomic DNA carries:
- a CDS encoding metalloregulator ArsR/SmtB family transcription factor produces the protein MVYFNDDELDSIFHALSDRTRRDILKRLAYQELGIRELADTYEMSLPGVSKHIRVLEKAHLVKTSKEGRVHRCVIQFKSLQKASDQIEFYKKFWTKQLDGIEKFVEEIAKQKRTKGRKKNG, from the coding sequence ATGGTTTACTTTAACGATGATGAACTTGATTCTATATTCCACGCTCTTTCGGATCGTACTCGGAGAGATATTCTAAAGCGTCTTGCCTACCAAGAATTGGGCATTCGGGAACTTGCTGACACCTATGAAATGTCTTTGCCGGGCGTATCAAAACATATTCGCGTTTTGGAAAAGGCCCACCTAGTTAAGACTTCAAAGGAGGGGCGCGTGCACCGTTGTGTAATTCAATTTAAATCTCTCCAAAAGGCCTCTGATCAGATTGAATTTTATAAAAAGTTTTGGACAAAACAGTTAGATGGCATTGAGAAATTTGTTGAAGAGATAGCAAAACAAAAAAGAACTAAAGGGAGAAAGAAAAATGGATAA
- a CDS encoding SRPBCC domain-containing protein — translation MDNSKTIELTKSIKGSAADVFEALKSGLLFKATGINSGNFKHDFREGGSYSLEWNSGGKCFGTYRQIIPNQSITFSWTSADCKGATPEDTTVQVTLIERGGTCELKLIHEGLKPGFSFDDHLSGWTTSIDDFKADLEK, via the coding sequence ATGGATAATTCAAAAACAATTGAACTAACTAAATCTATCAAAGGCTCAGCAGCTGATGTTTTTGAAGCACTCAAATCTGGCCTTTTATTCAAGGCAACGGGGATCAACAGTGGTAATTTTAAGCATGATTTCCGAGAAGGCGGCAGCTACTCGCTCGAATGGAATTCTGGTGGTAAGTGTTTTGGTACATACAGACAAATTATTCCAAATCAGAGCATAACCTTTTCTTGGACAAGCGCTGATTGCAAAGGTGCGACACCGGAGGATACAACGGTACAAGTCACACTCATTGAGCGAGGCGGTACTTGTGAACTTAAACTTATTCATGAAGGGTTGAAACCAGGATTTTCCTTTGATGATCACCTCAGTGGTTGGACGACCTCAATAGATGACTTCAAAGCTGATCTGGAAAAATAA
- a CDS encoding type II secretion system F family protein, protein MTTPVLLSILFDLRVQLKLGRSVPHSLEEILKHRSDAFSKSLKMWLMKLQAGSNSNQIIELLPELKKTHARKAFLSILERGIRGSPMDSVLESFEEELFMKMENIFETRIQVLPLKLLVPLMLLVLPGVMGILLGPLLALFSRGNL, encoded by the coding sequence GTGACTACTCCGGTTTTATTAAGCATTCTTTTTGATTTAAGAGTTCAGCTTAAACTTGGCCGCTCAGTTCCACATTCATTAGAAGAAATACTCAAACATAGAAGCGATGCATTTTCAAAATCACTTAAAATGTGGCTGATGAAGCTTCAAGCGGGTTCAAATTCAAATCAAATCATAGAATTGTTGCCTGAATTAAAAAAAACACACGCAAGAAAAGCCTTTTTATCGATTTTAGAACGTGGAATCAGGGGTTCTCCCATGGATTCTGTTTTGGAATCATTTGAAGAAGAGCTTTTTATGAAAATGGAGAATATTTTTGAAACAAGGATTCAAGTACTGCCATTAAAACTATTGGTACCTCTCATGTTACTCGTTTTACCTGGCGTCATGGGTATTTTGTTAGGCCCACTCTTGGCGCTCTTTTCTAGGGGAAATTTATGA
- a CDS encoding serine/threonine-protein kinase: protein MKPVFHFKSNSTYRFKRRLGSGGTAEALLYSRDIAGLPSQDVVLKVIKDSKKDGLDELINDGKRLSQLRHPHIVATFGFEKINEKEFGLLLEYVPGCDLKKLIPVIHKSTCQGLVVFIISRMLEALSFAHEQGIVHGDVSARNILVSKKGQLKLSDFGLAVKTHAAQNGRKTKGSIDYWSPKRWQNGEATLSSDLFALGIIAYEILSGENPLRNDDVAGVKENLDTFLKNRKWNDFLSWKPFFDALFCDSEQHLMARELIALVPHDNNPQVELQKVLASCFRGTSLLETSSRTVTVMVEKLFTRKKYRTRVFAASVLFMLIGLLPFATGTDHTVAGRFRPYSLTVTSDPWGEVFIDGKSVGYTPLLNHTLKSGGHRFTWRDSRGRVVQKTITAYENGSVFFRVR, encoded by the coding sequence ATGAAACCAGTCTTTCATTTCAAATCCAATAGTACTTATCGGTTTAAGCGCCGGTTGGGTAGTGGGGGTACCGCCGAAGCACTCTTGTATTCGCGTGACATCGCGGGTCTTCCTTCTCAAGATGTGGTGCTTAAAGTTATTAAAGATTCTAAAAAAGATGGGTTAGATGAGCTAATTAATGATGGAAAGCGACTGAGTCAGCTTCGACACCCACACATTGTTGCAACTTTTGGATTTGAAAAAATAAATGAAAAAGAATTTGGTCTTCTTCTAGAATATGTACCAGGGTGTGATCTCAAAAAGTTAATTCCAGTTATCCACAAATCCACATGCCAAGGATTAGTTGTCTTTATAATATCGCGAATGCTCGAGGCGTTGTCGTTTGCGCATGAACAGGGCATCGTTCATGGCGATGTGAGTGCTCGCAATATTTTGGTCTCAAAAAAGGGTCAGTTAAAGCTTTCTGATTTTGGATTAGCCGTTAAAACTCACGCAGCGCAAAATGGCAGAAAAACAAAAGGAAGCATTGATTATTGGTCTCCCAAACGTTGGCAAAATGGTGAGGCTACTTTGAGTAGTGATCTTTTCGCTTTAGGCATTATTGCCTATGAAATACTTAGTGGTGAAAATCCGCTTAGAAATGACGACGTGGCAGGGGTTAAGGAGAATTTAGATACATTTTTAAAAAACCGAAAATGGAATGATTTTTTATCTTGGAAACCATTTTTTGATGCGCTTTTTTGTGATTCTGAGCAACATCTAATGGCTCGTGAACTTATCGCGCTTGTTCCTCACGACAATAACCCTCAAGTTGAACTACAAAAAGTGCTAGCTTCGTGTTTTCGGGGTACTTCACTTCTTGAAACCTCATCTCGGACTGTCACTGTGATGGTGGAGAAGCTTTTCACCCGAAAAAAATATCGCACAAGAGTGTTTGCGGCCTCTGTCTTATTTATGTTGATCGGACTTCTTCCATTTGCAACCGGAACTGATCACACCGTGGCGGGAAGATTTAGACCTTATTCATTAACCGTAACATCTGACCCCTGGGGTGAGGTATTTATCGACGGAAAATCAGTTGGATACACACCACTTCTCAATCACACATTAAAATCAGGTGGTCATCGTTTCACATGGCGCGATTCTCGTGGCCGCGTGGTTCAAAAAACCATCACGGCCTACGAAAACGGCTCTGTATTCTTCAGGGTAAGATAA
- a CDS encoding PDZ domain-containing protein, giving the protein MKKLAGVCLVVISMLTSLTALGSETIVGVGMVLESKDNTIYVRDLIAGAPAARAGVNRGEIIIAVDSVSTLNQSLDFVVSRIRGEVGTSVTISFTNSDRQERNVTMIREIISTADTCFIVGTYSLRTNGFNNNPPTSIYGSIGDTSVNFFVNGNYVSGNIKGEPVSLNYNSGNNGSQESISGWIRGQHVNWYGNNNMLFGYQTCIK; this is encoded by the coding sequence ATGAAGAAGTTAGCGGGAGTTTGCCTTGTTGTTATTTCGATGCTTACTAGTTTAACAGCTCTAGGTAGCGAAACTATTGTCGGTGTTGGCATGGTTTTAGAATCAAAAGATAATACCATCTACGTAAGAGATCTTATTGCCGGTGCGCCCGCTGCACGTGCAGGTGTTAATCGCGGTGAAATCATTATTGCTGTGGATAGTGTAAGTACACTTAATCAATCACTAGATTTCGTAGTATCGCGCATTCGTGGAGAAGTCGGAACATCCGTAACCATTTCGTTTACAAACTCAGATCGACAAGAACGCAACGTTACAATGATTCGTGAAATCATTAGCACTGCAGACACATGTTTTATTGTCGGCACCTACAGTCTTCGCACAAACGGATTTAACAACAATCCACCAACTTCAATTTATGGTTCAATTGGCGACACTTCAGTTAACTTTTTTGTTAACGGAAACTATGTGAGCGGCAACATCAAAGGCGAACCCGTAAGCTTAAATTACAATTCCGGTAACAATGGCTCACAAGAATCAATAAGCGGCTGGATCCGCGGCCAACATGTAAACTGGTATGGCAACAACAACATGCTCTTCGGCTACCAAACCTGCATTAAATAA
- a CDS encoding cystathionine beta-synthase — MNPKSKNNILETIGNTPLVKLNKVTSGVASTVYAKLEYFNPGGSIKDRVGEYIIRKAEKRGDLKPGGTIIEATSGNTGVGLAITSAIKGYKCIFVMPDKMSEEKIQGLRAFGAKVIVTPTAVQPEDPRSYYSVAKKLVEVTPNSFYANQYNNPDNPEVHYNTTGPEIWEQTEGKVDVLVCGVGTGGTISGIGKYLKEKNPKIQIVGVDPIGSLLHEYFKTGVLGKTTKVYKIEGIGEDFLPDNINFKTIDDFVQVNDKESFMMTRDLLTREGIFAGISSGSAVCGVLKYAKELKDKKNIVVILPDSGNRYLSKAFNDNWMRENGLLDSPLYTDSVNDLLESMDPRVGEVVVATHTDTVEQVIKKMKDKGISQMPVFTEGELSGVIDETDLILPLVNGLVKPSDRILSFIKGKVLMVELEDKLQKLSEMFSKGYVALVKDQKNRLRIVTKIDFISYLGQRLK; from the coding sequence ATGAATCCGAAAAGTAAAAATAATATTTTAGAAACCATTGGTAACACACCACTTGTTAAGCTCAACAAAGTGACGTCAGGCGTTGCATCAACAGTTTATGCAAAACTTGAATATTTTAATCCTGGTGGAAGCATCAAAGACCGCGTTGGGGAATACATAATTCGTAAGGCCGAAAAACGTGGGGATCTTAAGCCCGGAGGAACAATTATCGAAGCTACCTCGGGTAACACCGGTGTGGGTTTGGCAATTACTTCGGCAATCAAAGGTTATAAATGCATTTTCGTAATGCCAGATAAAATGAGCGAAGAAAAAATTCAAGGCCTCAGAGCATTTGGAGCAAAAGTTATTGTAACTCCAACAGCTGTGCAGCCAGAAGACCCGCGCAGTTATTATTCTGTAGCTAAAAAATTAGTCGAAGTAACACCAAATAGTTTTTACGCCAACCAATACAATAATCCTGATAACCCAGAGGTTCATTACAACACTACGGGGCCCGAAATTTGGGAGCAAACAGAGGGTAAAGTCGATGTTCTTGTATGTGGAGTAGGAACCGGTGGAACTATCAGCGGGATTGGTAAATATTTAAAAGAAAAAAATCCTAAAATTCAAATTGTTGGTGTTGACCCTATTGGTAGTCTCCTTCATGAATATTTTAAAACCGGAGTTTTGGGTAAAACCACAAAAGTTTATAAAATCGAGGGTATTGGTGAGGATTTCTTGCCAGATAATATCAATTTTAAAACCATAGATGATTTTGTTCAGGTGAATGACAAAGAATCTTTTATGATGACGCGCGATCTATTAACTCGCGAAGGCATTTTTGCTGGAATCAGCAGCGGTTCTGCTGTGTGTGGTGTATTAAAATACGCTAAAGAATTAAAAGATAAGAAAAACATTGTTGTTATCTTACCCGATAGCGGTAATCGCTATTTAAGTAAGGCTTTTAATGACAATTGGATGCGCGAGAACGGACTCCTTGATAGTCCTCTTTATACTGATAGCGTTAATGATTTACTCGAAAGTATGGATCCACGTGTTGGTGAAGTAGTTGTTGCCACCCACACTGATACCGTTGAACAAGTTATTAAAAAGATGAAAGACAAAGGTATCTCACAAATGCCTGTGTTTACTGAGGGTGAGCTTTCGGGTGTTATTGATGAAACTGATCTTATTTTGCCCCTCGTAAATGGGTTGGTAAAACCCAGTGATCGTATTTTGAGCTTTATCAAAGGCAAAGTATTAATGGTTGAGTTAGAGGATAAGCTTCAAAAACTTTCTGAGATGTTCTCAAAAGGCTATGTGGCACTTGTGAAAGATCAAAAAAACCGCCTTCGAATTGTTACAAAGATCGATTTCATTTCATATTTAGGTCAAAGACTAAAGTAG
- a CDS encoding cystathionine gamma-synthase, giving the protein MKKKSPEFETLAIHAGQSPDPTTGAIMTPVYLTSTYVQESPGKHKGYEYSRTHNPTRKALEDNIAALEGGKHGLAFASGCAATTTVIQMLKAGDHVVCSDDVYGGTNRLFSKVINNNGIEFSFVDLTDLEKFKKSIKPNTKMIWIETPTNPMLKLVDIKAVVKISREKSKKEKILVCVDNTFMSPYFQKPLALGADIVCHSTTKYLNGHSDVVGGAVVVSDDGLSDKLHFLQNSMGTQQATFDSFLVLRATKTLAVRMRAHQENAIRIAQYLEDHKKVERVYYPGLKSHPQYTLAKKQMSGFGGMISFVIKGGLPAARKFLERVKIFSLAESLGGVESLIEHPGIMTHASVPADQRKKLGIHDGLIRLSVGIEHIDDLINDLEIAFG; this is encoded by the coding sequence TTGAAAAAAAAATCACCAGAGTTTGAAACGCTTGCGATTCATGCGGGGCAAAGCCCTGATCCGACAACGGGTGCAATCATGACGCCTGTGTATTTGACTTCAACTTACGTGCAAGAATCACCAGGCAAACATAAAGGTTATGAATACAGTCGAACCCATAACCCTACACGAAAAGCATTAGAAGACAATATCGCAGCACTTGAAGGTGGAAAACACGGTTTGGCATTTGCTTCAGGCTGTGCAGCTACAACCACCGTTATTCAAATGCTCAAAGCCGGAGATCATGTTGTATGCTCAGATGATGTCTATGGTGGAACAAATCGTTTATTTAGTAAGGTCATCAATAATAACGGAATTGAATTTTCATTTGTAGATCTCACAGATCTAGAAAAATTTAAAAAAAGTATTAAGCCCAATACTAAAATGATTTGGATAGAAACACCCACAAACCCCATGCTCAAACTAGTTGATATTAAAGCTGTGGTTAAAATTAGTCGCGAAAAGAGTAAAAAAGAAAAAATTCTAGTGTGTGTTGATAATACTTTTATGAGCCCCTATTTTCAAAAACCATTGGCTTTGGGTGCCGATATTGTTTGTCACTCAACAACAAAATATTTAAACGGGCATAGTGATGTTGTTGGTGGGGCCGTGGTTGTAAGTGACGATGGGCTTTCAGATAAACTTCATTTTTTGCAAAACTCAATGGGTACACAGCAAGCAACTTTTGATTCTTTTTTAGTATTAAGAGCTACAAAAACTTTGGCAGTTCGCATGCGTGCTCATCAAGAAAACGCTATCCGTATTGCGCAATACTTAGAAGATCATAAAAAAGTAGAGCGTGTGTATTATCCGGGGCTTAAATCGCATCCTCAATACACGCTGGCAAAAAAGCAAATGTCAGGTTTTGGTGGAATGATTTCTTTTGTGATTAAAGGCGGATTACCCGCAGCACGAAAATTTCTAGAACGTGTTAAGATTTTTTCACTCGCTGAATCTCTCGGTGGTGTTGAATCACTTATTGAACATCCTGGGATTATGACCCATGCGAGTGTTCCCGCTGATCAGCGAAAAAAACTCGGCATTCATGATGGGCTCATTCGTCTAAGTGTTGGCATTGAGCATATCGATGATTTAATTAATGATCTTGAAATAGCATTCGGTTGA
- a CDS encoding MFS transporter, which yields MNRMFRSFRALNHQTFLAVWIATLLSNIGTWMENVGQGWVVATETHSAFRVGLLSFSQFAAVTMLAIPAGIFADIFDRKKIIISAQIAMCLLATLLAVLAHMGLATANVITTIAFFQGAAWVFNGPAWQAVIPHLVPRKDLESAINLNSIQYNIARLIGPAVAGFVVAHWGFQYAFDLNAISFFAVFAAILFIDFDPKLIRQNQKWTKGAFTQAGKWVWNHSGAKRIVISISLFAILSAPIQGLMPYLASDVLMVGPKGLGTMLACLGAGAVFGAFVLGQLPSYYPRHHLIPLSLTFLGIMMAIYSKASVQIIYPVIFIMGIFWLWTMISCNTAMQLLVPDNIRGRVMSILILAHVGMLPIGNLLGGIVAHSIGPRTTLFISSILLIFVGLYTLWQRVPMIDGYEAKGHPIHFKNFLSEVILASSHRAEALSLDRTTENLNKPPKKN from the coding sequence ATGAATAGAATGTTTCGCAGCTTTCGAGCCCTCAACCATCAAACGTTTCTCGCTGTATGGATCGCAACCTTACTCAGCAATATCGGCACATGGATGGAAAACGTAGGACAAGGTTGGGTGGTTGCCACTGAAACTCATTCAGCTTTCAGAGTGGGGCTTTTAAGCTTTTCACAATTTGCCGCCGTCACAATGCTTGCGATTCCAGCAGGAATATTCGCTGACATTTTTGATCGCAAAAAAATCATCATTAGCGCTCAAATTGCCATGTGTTTACTGGCTACTTTACTAGCAGTACTAGCTCACATGGGTTTAGCGACAGCTAATGTGATAACGACAATCGCCTTTTTTCAAGGTGCCGCTTGGGTTTTTAATGGCCCCGCTTGGCAAGCAGTTATTCCACATTTAGTGCCTCGAAAAGATTTAGAATCAGCAATTAATCTAAATTCAATTCAATATAATATCGCTAGACTCATTGGCCCCGCAGTTGCCGGGTTCGTTGTCGCTCATTGGGGTTTTCAATATGCATTTGATCTCAATGCCATAAGTTTTTTTGCAGTGTTTGCAGCAATTTTATTTATCGATTTTGATCCAAAATTAATCAGACAAAATCAAAAATGGACAAAAGGGGCCTTCACCCAAGCTGGAAAATGGGTTTGGAATCACTCCGGAGCAAAACGCATTGTCATTAGTATTTCACTTTTTGCAATTCTCTCAGCACCCATTCAAGGGCTTATGCCTTATTTGGCGAGTGATGTCTTAATGGTAGGCCCAAAGGGTTTAGGTACCATGCTCGCATGCCTTGGTGCTGGTGCCGTGTTTGGAGCATTTGTATTAGGCCAACTTCCTTCGTATTACCCCAGACATCATTTGATTCCGCTATCACTTACATTTTTAGGAATCATGATGGCCATATATTCAAAAGCAAGTGTTCAAATTATTTATCCAGTTATTTTTATCATGGGAATTTTCTGGCTTTGGACAATGATTTCTTGCAACACGGCTATGCAGCTTTTAGTGCCCGATAATATTCGAGGCCGCGTAATGAGCATTCTTATTTTGGCTCACGTCGGAATGCTCCCGATAGGGAATCTCCTCGGCGGAATCGTGGCCCATTCAATCGGCCCACGCACCACACTTTTTATTTCAAGCATTTTGCTTATTTTTGTTGGGCTATACACTCTTTGGCAAAGAGTTCCCATGATTGATGGTTATGAAGCAAAGGGGCACCCAATACATTTTAAAAATTTCTTATCAGAAGTAATTCTCGCCAGCTCTCACCGTGCAGAGGCACTTTCACTGGATCGCACCACAGAAAATCTCAACAAACCACCAAAGAAAAATTAA
- a CDS encoding thioredoxin domain-containing protein has translation MFKIIALPIIISLLFILSACSPSQEQVDQAVQKEMQKRDDEKARVFKYIEEYAKTKGGIPGGGGGGAPSQERPTAPSLEDQIKNPKKIELGDSPSKGPKNAKVTIVVFSDFQCPFCTRVLPTLEALEKKYEGKIKTVFKHQPLPFHQNAKIAAQASLAAHRQGKFWPMHDIMFKNQQKLDRESLIGYAKQIGLNEAKFGKDIDDPKIIKQIEEESAWATSNGLGGTPSFLINGVTLVGAQPQSAFENVIDKVMK, from the coding sequence GTGTTTAAAATTATCGCTTTGCCAATTATCATCTCACTATTATTTATCTTATCAGCGTGTTCACCATCTCAAGAGCAAGTGGATCAAGCAGTTCAAAAAGAAATGCAAAAGCGTGATGATGAAAAAGCCCGCGTTTTTAAATATATTGAAGAGTATGCAAAAACAAAGGGTGGAATTCCAGGTGGCGGCGGCGGTGGAGCTCCTTCACAGGAAAGACCAACGGCTCCTTCTTTAGAGGATCAGATAAAAAATCCTAAGAAAATTGAATTGGGTGATAGTCCTTCAAAGGGTCCAAAAAATGCCAAGGTCACGATTGTTGTGTTTAGTGATTTTCAGTGTCCATTTTGCACAAGAGTATTACCCACACTTGAAGCGCTTGAGAAAAAGTATGAAGGCAAAATTAAAACCGTATTTAAACATCAACCACTTCCGTTTCATCAAAATGCGAAAATTGCAGCTCAAGCTTCTCTAGCAGCACATCGCCAAGGAAAATTTTGGCCCATGCATGACATCATGTTTAAAAACCAACAAAAATTAGACCGTGAAAGTCTCATTGGTTATGCAAAACAAATTGGCCTCAACGAGGCAAAGTTTGGTAAAGATATTGATGATCCAAAAATTATTAAACAAATTGAAGAAGAGAGTGCGTGGGCCACAAGTAATGGTCTTGGTGGCACACCCTCATTCTTAATTAATGGTGTGACATTAGTTGGTGCTCAACCACAATCTGCCTTTGAGAACGTAATCGATAAAGTTATGAAGTAA
- a CDS encoding AAA family ATPase, whose translation MAHLRSRLLKHIITSEMKWSPAVGIYGLRQVGKTTLVEQLAIQENGIIETFDRESTLQSSKEAPIDFCSRNKLLCIDEAQRGPWIFPAIKELIGTKRKPGRFLLTGSIRFTLKKEIRESLTGRVLLHELLPFNISEALALKPSTFLDKALELASSTPNPKKDRHLIEALSHPRGITDSQINRHLETGGLPIPCFSRDQVKRNAWFKGYFETLVTRDIALVDESLSKMSLRQGLSFLRALALHQGREFAINDLPLRPVLAKKMLDTLEALALIETIPPENIRTKAVRKSRLEWKDVGLWAHILGLSGIGLSESEQALKLHLSQEFRSQIGLSKYPTHWSFYKNRDGAEIPWIFRRGQAVVAISFVPVECPEPYDYRVMRRFIENEPHGLGIILGAKRTKISSLGPRLFLLPYHAVY comes from the coding sequence ATGGCTCATCTACGAAGCAGACTTTTAAAACACATCATTACTTCAGAAATGAAGTGGTCACCCGCTGTTGGCATTTATGGCCTACGGCAGGTTGGTAAAACCACACTTGTAGAACAACTAGCGATTCAAGAGAATGGTATTATCGAAACTTTCGATCGAGAATCTACACTTCAAAGTTCAAAAGAAGCCCCCATAGATTTCTGTTCAAGAAATAAACTCCTTTGCATTGATGAAGCCCAAAGAGGGCCTTGGATTTTTCCGGCAATTAAAGAACTCATCGGCACCAAACGCAAACCTGGTCGGTTTTTGTTGACGGGCTCCATTCGATTTACATTAAAAAAAGAAATTCGAGAATCTCTAACGGGTCGAGTGTTGCTTCATGAGCTATTACCATTTAATATTTCTGAAGCTTTGGCTTTAAAGCCCTCTACATTTTTAGATAAAGCTTTGGAGTTAGCCAGCTCCACGCCAAATCCCAAAAAAGACAGACATCTTATTGAAGCACTCTCTCATCCACGAGGAATTACAGACTCACAGATTAACCGACATCTTGAAACCGGGGGACTACCAATCCCCTGTTTTTCGCGAGATCAAGTAAAGAGAAATGCCTGGTTTAAAGGATATTTTGAAACACTCGTTACACGAGATATTGCACTTGTTGATGAGAGTCTTTCAAAGATGTCATTACGGCAAGGTCTATCGTTTTTGCGGGCTTTGGCTCTTCATCAGGGAAGAGAGTTTGCGATAAATGACCTACCCTTGCGCCCGGTTCTCGCTAAAAAAATGTTAGACACCTTAGAGGCATTAGCACTCATAGAAACAATCCCACCAGAAAATATAAGAACTAAGGCTGTGAGAAAATCAAGACTCGAGTGGAAGGATGTTGGGCTCTGGGCACATATTTTAGGTTTATCAGGAATTGGATTATCCGAATCAGAGCAGGCACTAAAACTTCACCTCTCCCAAGAGTTCAGATCTCAGATAGGACTTAGTAAATACCCAACTCATTGGAGTTTCTACAAGAACCGTGACGGGGCTGAAATTCCATGGATCTTTAGAAGGGGACAGGCTGTTGTTGCCATTTCTTTTGTTCCCGTTGAATGTCCTGAACCTTATGATTATCGCGTTATGCGACGTTTCATTGAAAATGAACCTCATGGATTAGGAATTATACTTGGTGCAAAAAGAACCAAAATTTCTAGCCTAGGGCCTCGTTTGTTTTTACTACCCTACCATGCTGTTTATTAA
- a CDS encoding ATP-binding protein, protein MIKRLLSKSLKDSKKSILLLGPRQVGKSTLIKELRPDLTINLALQNVFLDYSSDAGKIIETIDTYNPKSIFIDEVQRLPSLLNTIQAIVDNDKSLKFYLTGSSARKLKRGRANLLPGRVFSYQLGPFVAKEFNYEIDTKKALRFGTLPDAYLSTHEQEAKKILVSYTGSYLKEEIQAEALTRNLESFSRFIRLVSTQVGQFIDYSKFSKKAKISRHSCARYFEVLEDTLIGQRLFPYEPCIESGDLIKHPKFYLFDPGVYNGMVSNFNVSADRLGALAESLVYSQLVHSAYSNDKSINLSTFRTRGGLEVDFIAEIEGDVFAIEVKSTDNIIEDDTRGLRQIENYFSKKPSRFLLHMGTQKKKINGVWCLPWQQGLREMGL, encoded by the coding sequence GTGATCAAGAGGTTATTGTCAAAATCGTTAAAGGATTCCAAAAAGAGCATCCTCCTTTTGGGCCCACGGCAGGTCGGAAAATCAACGCTCATTAAAGAATTAAGGCCAGATCTCACCATAAATTTAGCACTTCAAAACGTTTTTTTAGATTATAGCTCAGATGCCGGAAAAATTATCGAAACTATTGATACATATAATCCAAAATCGATATTCATTGATGAAGTGCAAAGACTACCGAGCTTGCTCAATACAATTCAAGCTATTGTAGATAACGACAAATCTCTCAAATTCTATCTCACTGGCTCAAGTGCCAGAAAGTTAAAACGTGGCAGAGCTAATCTGCTTCCTGGACGGGTGTTTAGCTATCAACTTGGGCCTTTTGTAGCAAAAGAATTCAATTATGAGATAGACACAAAAAAGGCATTACGCTTTGGAACTCTGCCGGATGCTTATCTTTCTACTCATGAACAGGAAGCTAAGAAAATTCTGGTTTCATATACTGGAAGTTATTTAAAAGAAGAAATTCAGGCTGAAGCTTTGACTCGAAATTTAGAATCTTTTTCAAGATTTATTAGACTTGTGTCAACCCAAGTTGGTCAGTTTATTGATTATTCAAAATTTTCAAAGAAAGCAAAAATCTCAAGACATTCCTGTGCTCGCTACTTTGAGGTTCTTGAGGATACTTTGATTGGCCAACGTCTTTTTCCTTATGAACCTTGCATTGAAAGTGGTGATTTAATTAAACACCCAAAGTTCTATTTATTTGACCCGGGTGTGTATAATGGCATGGTCTCAAATTTTAATGTGTCTGCCGACCGATTAGGTGCATTGGCCGAATCTTTAGTTTATTCACAGCTTGTTCATTCGGCTTACTCAAATGATAAATCAATCAACCTAAGCACCTTCAGAACCCGCGGAGGCCTTGAGGTAGATTTTATTGCTGAAATTGAAGGTGATGTTTTTGCAATTGAAGTGAAATCCACAGATAACATCATTGAAGATGATACCCGTGGGCTTAGGCAGATTGAAAACTATTTTTCAAAAAAACCCTCACGATTTCTTCTGCATATGGGAACACAAAAGAAAAAAATCAATGGCGTTTGGTGTTTACCTTGGCAGCAAGGCTTGCGAGAAATGGGATTATAG